A stretch of [Clostridium] innocuum DNA encodes these proteins:
- a CDS encoding (deoxy)nucleoside triphosphate pyrophosphohydrolase — protein MKTKDIVCAVICMDQRLLIAKRSSGVHENIWEFPGGKVEPEETREQAVAREIREELELCVDIDRYLTTIQDNREDCTLLVHAYLCRYVSGEIHLHAHHEYALVTPRELYSYQFEAADQPILDMLQENAL, from the coding sequence GTGAAGACTAAGGATATCGTATGTGCTGTGATTTGCATGGATCAGCGTCTGCTCATTGCGAAGCGAAGCAGCGGTGTACATGAGAACATCTGGGAATTTCCCGGTGGCAAGGTAGAACCGGAGGAAACACGGGAACAGGCAGTAGCTCGTGAAATCAGGGAGGAGCTGGAGCTGTGTGTGGATATCGACAGATATCTTACAACGATCCAGGATAACAGAGAGGATTGCACACTGCTTGTACACGCCTATCTTTGCAGATACGTAAGTGGCGAAATTCATCTGCATGCCCATCATGAATATGCATTGGTAACGCCGCGTGAGCTTTACAGCTATCAATTTGAAGCAGCAGATCAACCTATACTGGACATGCTTCAGGAGAACGCCTTATGA
- a CDS encoding alpha/beta hydrolase, which yields MQLVWILLIAAAITVIEILIYHYRLPRFFLFIFPLINICLEICIVFYILRQQALVTSYYPLWIRIGIYLLPLLLSLFIMTGFLVRRYVKLEYTKPFRHIVCRLFAFLLISMLFIFLTTIYFAQEYVIFYPNASPQDRDMLMADKAYERISIDSQYTGWLRKAENADSIIVYFGGNAQNTSALCREYDESGIFSYMKNSHFLSIDYPSYGDSKGSLSQEELFKMADAVLHYARHRYPNKKLYIVGYSIGTGMASYAASKSTPDALILLSPYNNGRDLFNSYFPVFYGPLQHLIRYPLTSDRYVHTVTCPALVILSNQDTIVSPSLSRRLIECFTTPVKTIQFDTLDHGDIAMSKEVWKTIIRFLHELPE from the coding sequence ATGCAGCTTGTATGGATTCTGCTCATTGCAGCAGCCATTACAGTTATCGAGATTCTTATCTATCATTACCGTTTGCCAAGGTTTTTTCTGTTCATTTTTCCACTCATCAATATTTGTCTGGAAATATGCATTGTTTTTTACATTCTGCGTCAGCAGGCACTGGTTACGAGCTATTATCCGCTATGGATACGAATCGGTATTTATCTTCTGCCGCTTCTGTTATCCCTGTTTATCATGACCGGCTTCCTCGTACGCAGATATGTAAAGCTGGAATATACAAAACCATTTCGCCATATCGTCTGCCGTCTGTTTGCATTTCTTCTGATCAGTATGCTTTTCATCTTTCTCACAACCATTTATTTTGCACAGGAATATGTTATCTTTTATCCAAATGCAAGTCCTCAGGATCGGGATATGCTCATGGCGGATAAAGCCTATGAGCGTATCAGCATAGATTCGCAATATACCGGATGGCTGAGAAAAGCAGAGAATGCGGATAGCATCATAGTGTATTTTGGAGGAAATGCACAGAATACCAGTGCCTTATGCAGAGAATATGATGAAAGCGGAATTTTCTCTTATATGAAGAATTCACACTTTCTCAGTATTGATTATCCTTCCTACGGAGACAGCAAGGGTTCCCTGTCACAGGAAGAGCTATTTAAGATGGCGGATGCAGTCCTGCATTATGCCCGTCACAGATATCCAAATAAAAAGCTGTATATCGTCGGCTACAGTATCGGTACAGGAATGGCAAGCTATGCAGCTTCCAAATCAACACCGGATGCACTCATTCTTCTCTCTCCATACAATAACGGGAGAGATTTATTCAATTCCTATTTCCCTGTTTTCTATGGTCCCCTGCAGCATCTGATTCGTTACCCGCTAACAAGTGACAGATATGTCCATACCGTGACCTGCCCTGCTCTGGTCATATTGAGCAATCAGGATACCATCGTTTCTCCCAGCCTCTCAAGACGCCTGATTGAATGCTTCACAACGCCGGTTAAGACGATTCAATTTGATACATTGGATCATGGTGATATCGCAATGAGTAAAGAGGTATGGAAAACCATAATACGCTTTCTACATGAGCTTCCTGAATAG
- a CDS encoding flavodoxin family protein — MKTILSDIALPQLPFSENVSVFDSHELKQTAPCTGCFSCWIKSPGACIFQDDIASFTASMKQSDTLYILTENVYGSYSPFVKCAIDRSLSYVQPYFTIRNHEMHHVLTSPTHLQLIVIAYGSENEQEQNVLQALVQANGINMDCRYVQCHHCADSEKALVRLQTMLEVAV, encoded by the coding sequence ATGAAAACCATACTATCCGATATTGCCTTACCTCAACTGCCATTTTCAGAAAATGTATCTGTATTCGATTCCCATGAGCTCAAGCAGACAGCACCATGTACAGGCTGCTTTTCCTGCTGGATCAAATCACCGGGAGCATGCATATTCCAAGATGATATAGCTTCCTTTACAGCTTCCATGAAACAAAGCGATACGCTTTATATTCTTACAGAGAATGTATATGGCTCCTATAGTCCGTTTGTGAAGTGTGCAATCGACCGCTCTCTTTCCTATGTGCAGCCGTATTTCACCATTCGCAATCATGAAATGCACCATGTGTTAACCTCTCCCACTCATCTTCAGCTGATTGTTATTGCATATGGCAGTGAGAATGAACAGGAACAAAACGTCCTTCAAGCTCTTGTTCAGGCGAATGGAATCAATATGGATTGCAGGTATGTCCAATGTCATCACTGCGCGGATAGTGAAAAGGCACTTGTCCGGTTACAAACCATGTTGGAGGTGGCCGTTTAA
- a CDS encoding HD domain-containing protein: protein MLKTEETKVLRDPIHGYIHVDLKVVWDCINAKEMQRLRRIHQLGGDFQVYHTAEHSRFSHSLGVYEIVRRMVYEIDQLREVLSDYEKAVVMLAGLLHDIGHGPFSHAFEGISTYKHEEYTVKIIMENSEIHQILAACDARLPEDVASIIQYRHAKECMNQLVSGQLDADRMDYLLRDAYFTGTSYGKFDLERILRTIRVKNGRIVVKASGIHSVEDYIMARYHMYWQVYLHPVARSYETLLSILFRRMKEVYALHPEYLSDVKMFHPFLCGADAGIDALYRLDESAALYGFSELVTCRDEILRDISYRLLNRKLFEYVTLKNPEDLERIQLHVQALGYDPDYYVYQDVVSQKPYSPYKSNESGHNIWVLEESGKVKELSKASDIVRALTRADLKEESKLYFPEEKLHIK, encoded by the coding sequence ATGCTTAAAACAGAAGAAACCAAAGTTCTGCGCGATCCGATTCACGGCTATATTCATGTGGATCTGAAGGTGGTATGGGATTGCATCAACGCAAAGGAAATGCAGCGTTTGAGACGGATCCATCAGCTGGGGGGAGATTTTCAGGTTTATCATACGGCAGAGCATTCACGGTTCTCCCACTCTCTGGGGGTTTATGAAATTGTGCGGCGCATGGTTTATGAAATTGATCAGCTGCGGGAGGTATTGAGTGACTACGAAAAGGCGGTAGTGATGCTGGCAGGTCTGCTTCATGATATCGGACACGGTCCGTTTTCTCACGCCTTTGAGGGAATCAGTACGTATAAGCATGAAGAGTACACCGTGAAAATCATCATGGAGAATAGCGAAATTCATCAGATACTTGCCGCCTGTGATGCGCGGCTGCCGGAGGATGTTGCTAGTATTATCCAGTACCGCCATGCAAAGGAATGTATGAATCAGCTGGTAAGCGGTCAACTGGATGCGGATCGTATGGATTATCTTCTGCGGGATGCTTATTTTACCGGAACCAGCTATGGAAAATTTGATCTGGAGCGAATTCTGAGAACAATACGTGTAAAGAATGGAAGAATCGTTGTAAAAGCAAGCGGGATACATAGCGTTGAGGACTATATCATGGCCCGTTACCATATGTACTGGCAGGTGTATCTGCATCCGGTGGCACGCAGCTATGAAACCCTGCTTTCTATCCTGTTTCGCAGGATGAAGGAGGTGTATGCTCTGCATCCTGAATATCTGAGTGATGTAAAAATGTTTCACCCATTCCTCTGTGGAGCGGATGCGGGCATTGATGCGTTGTATCGTCTGGACGAATCCGCAGCCCTGTATGGATTCTCTGAGCTGGTAACCTGCAGGGATGAAATCCTGCGTGATATATCCTATCGACTCTTAAATCGAAAGCTGTTTGAATATGTAACACTGAAAAATCCGGAGGATTTAGAGCGTATTCAGCTGCATGTACAGGCATTGGGATACGATCCGGACTATTATGTTTATCAGGATGTTGTCTCACAAAAGCCGTATTCTCCTTATAAGAGCAATGAAAGCGGACATAATATCTGGGTACTTGAGGAAAGCGGCAAGGTTAAGGAGCTGTCAAAGGCCAGTGATATTGTTCGTGCATTAACAAGAGCTGATTTAAAAGAGGAATCAAAGCTTTATTTTCCTGAAGAAAAACTGCATATAAAATAA
- a CDS encoding TetR/AcrR family transcriptional regulator: MFTLSTSCDKIQLHRKKGLVCMCEQSYHHKDLKNTLIKEGIRYINVYGERSLSMRKLAALCHVSHTALYKHFQNKEEFMNAISAYIEEQFTEALQRSYENAGGDVDEAIIQIGAGYVAFMVQHPDFLKYHTNIMKSQMFQLQDLEKKSVKSYEIFRSTALAFLKKHGCPPEEYQKEILSMWSLVMGLSDMLAYKIIDSQKDALKTAEEIIRREIKLRCMKSAYRS; the protein is encoded by the coding sequence ATGTTTACACTGTCAACATCGTGTGATAAAATACAGTTACATCGTAAGAAGGGACTGGTCTGCATGTGTGAACAAAGCTATCATCATAAGGATTTAAAAAATACATTGATAAAGGAGGGCATTCGTTACATCAATGTGTACGGGGAACGAAGCCTTTCTATGCGAAAGCTTGCGGCACTCTGTCATGTTTCACATACCGCCCTGTATAAGCATTTTCAAAATAAGGAAGAGTTTATGAACGCCATTTCTGCATATATCGAAGAACAGTTCACGGAGGCATTGCAAAGGTCCTATGAGAATGCGGGTGGTGATGTAGATGAGGCTATCATTCAGATTGGTGCAGGCTATGTAGCCTTTATGGTACAGCATCCTGATTTTTTGAAATATCATACCAATATCATGAAATCACAAATGTTTCAGCTGCAGGACTTAGAAAAGAAGTCAGTGAAGTCGTATGAGATATTTCGCAGTACCGCTCTTGCCTTTTTGAAAAAACACGGTTGTCCGCCGGAGGAGTATCAGAAGGAGATCCTCTCCATGTGGAGCCTTGTAATGGGATTGAGTGATATGCTTGCCTATAAAATCATAGATTCCCAAAAGGATGCGTTGAAAACGGCAGAGGAAATCATACGTCGGGAAATCAAGCTTCGCTGTATGAAGTCTGCTTATCGCAGCTAG
- a CDS encoding flavodoxin → MKYAILSGSPKPSNSCSEMLAKHLFTDMENITVFHCMDIHKIPDIFHQLQSFDTIVLSFPLYFDALPSHLLSFLLQWEKERKRAAVKVNLYVIVNCGFFEGKQNRYALQVVENWCTKSGMCFMGGIGIGAGPMLNEIQAMAWEHGPKAPVDKALRRMREAIITDTAFENSYVQPAFPRSLYIKMAHHSWNKQLKKNGYDPKRVYPKR, encoded by the coding sequence ATGAAATACGCAATCCTTTCCGGCTCACCGAAGCCATCAAACAGCTGCAGTGAAATGCTGGCCAAACATCTCTTTACAGATATGGAAAATATCACTGTTTTCCACTGTATGGATATCCATAAAATTCCGGATATTTTTCATCAACTGCAATCCTTTGATACCATTGTGCTAAGCTTTCCACTTTATTTTGATGCGCTGCCTTCCCATCTTCTCAGCTTTCTTCTGCAATGGGAGAAGGAACGAAAGCGTGCAGCTGTAAAGGTGAACCTGTATGTTATTGTAAACTGCGGCTTTTTTGAAGGAAAGCAGAATCGCTATGCGCTGCAGGTTGTGGAAAACTGGTGTACTAAAAGCGGTATGTGTTTCATGGGAGGGATCGGCATCGGTGCAGGTCCCATGCTGAATGAAATACAAGCAATGGCATGGGAGCATGGCCCAAAAGCTCCTGTGGATAAAGCCCTTCGCCGTATGAGAGAAGCTATTATAACGGATACTGCATTCGAAAATTCTTATGTCCAGCCTGCCTTTCCGCGCAGTCTTTATATAAAAATGGCACATCATTCCTGGAATAAGCAATTAAAAAAGAATGGCTATGATCCAAAGCGTGTGTATCCGAAACGGTAA
- a CDS encoding Tim44 domain-containing protein: MICYLMFFLYNEHVKGVAMKKKCLVYLIILPLLLPLSAHARAGGGGSGGGGGSSSGGSSSGSTNSNHYYGRGYNDPIGSMFSMIAIGGLLVLIPAMPMLAYRRRVKKKAKQSAALLHRMEDTDGIWNEKLIKQRVEDIYYHVQDAWTNTNVEDLKPYLTEHLYEQWKMRLTWMELRNERNVLDNIKLLKSAVVGIQDYRDDSQDSCWLYIEGSMIDYTINSQTQTIIEGKRKTSTFVEYWKLQRIGDTFYLDDVRQKEDVNPEDFTDWRE, translated from the coding sequence ATGATTTGTTATCTGATGTTTTTCCTGTATAATGAACATGTAAAGGGTGTTGCTATGAAAAAGAAATGCCTTGTTTACCTGATTATCCTGCCGCTTTTATTGCCGCTATCCGCGCATGCGAGAGCGGGAGGCGGTGGTTCCGGAGGCGGTGGTGGAAGCTCTAGTGGCGGATCCTCATCAGGCAGTACGAATTCTAATCATTATTACGGACGTGGATACAATGACCCGATTGGCAGTATGTTCTCTATGATTGCCATAGGAGGTCTGCTTGTATTGATACCTGCAATGCCGATGCTTGCCTATCGTAGAAGAGTGAAAAAGAAAGCAAAGCAAAGTGCTGCCCTGCTGCATCGGATGGAAGATACGGATGGCATTTGGAATGAAAAGCTGATAAAGCAGCGGGTAGAGGATATTTACTATCATGTACAGGATGCATGGACGAATACAAATGTTGAAGATCTGAAGCCTTATCTTACAGAACATTTGTACGAGCAGTGGAAGATGCGTCTTACCTGGATGGAGCTGCGCAATGAGCGCAATGTTCTGGATAATATCAAGCTGCTAAAAAGTGCGGTGGTTGGCATTCAGGATTATCGCGATGACAGTCAGGATTCCTGCTGGCTGTATATCGAAGGAAGCATGATAGATTACACCATAAATTCACAGACGCAAACAATTATAGAAGGTAAACGGAAAACATCAACCTTTGTGGAATATTGGAAGCTGCAAAGAATCGGGGATACCTTTTACCTGGATGATGTCAGACAAAAAGAGGATGTGAATCCGGAGGATTTTACAGATTGGAGGGAATAA
- a CDS encoding LytTR family transcriptional regulator, with protein sequence MKLKLLCRKEMKEQLLDDLQKGQVTVCEDADYVLYEANYDYRYLLVRDHEEYMRLAVEDIIYIESISQEIWIHTMDGRYRVKETMYQLEANLYEKGFLRVHKAFIVNKKDIRRIRSSLNSKFTLILTNEDQIEVSRSYYYRFKEEMGF encoded by the coding sequence ATGAAACTTAAGCTATTATGCAGAAAAGAGATGAAAGAACAGCTGTTGGATGATCTTCAAAAGGGGCAGGTTACTGTTTGTGAGGATGCCGATTATGTATTGTACGAGGCAAATTATGATTACCGCTATCTGCTTGTCAGGGATCATGAGGAATACATGCGTCTCGCTGTTGAAGATATCATCTATATAGAAAGCATTTCCCAGGAAATATGGATACATACCATGGATGGCAGGTACCGTGTTAAAGAAACAATGTATCAGCTGGAGGCCAATTTGTATGAAAAAGGATTTCTGAGAGTTCATAAGGCGTTCATTGTAAATAAAAAGGATATACGGCGAATCCGAAGCAGCTTAAATTCAAAATTTACGCTTATTCTCACAAACGAGGATCAAATCGAGGTATCCAGAAGCTATTATTACCGGTTCAAAGAAGAAATGGGATTTTAA
- a CDS encoding Gfo/Idh/MocA family oxidoreductase, with protein MNVATIGTGFIVDWFLTAVQESANISCVAMFSRKESSAHKLADKYEIDKIYTNLDDMLKDEEINFVYVASPNSLHFEHALKALQAGKNVICEKPFTSTVEEFDRLVKEAQDRHLYLFEAIVTAHMPNYLRMKEELPRLGTIRMVQCNFSQYSSRYDKFLQGETPNVFNPEFSGGALADINIYNLHYVIGLFGKPKAVHYYANKHANGIDTSGVVLMQYDGFQAVCVGCKDTRSECIAQIQGEKGFITMRSETSRCAAYTIQIGRERAEHPSIVQNDVALYYELQDFRDIYKLDDYERCTQLLAYSRTVMEVYEAARRDAGIVFAADRNGL; from the coding sequence ATGAATGTAGCAACCATAGGAACAGGCTTTATCGTTGACTGGTTTTTAACGGCAGTGCAGGAAAGTGCCAATATCAGCTGTGTTGCCATGTTTTCACGTAAGGAATCCTCAGCCCACAAGCTGGCAGACAAATATGAAATTGATAAAATCTATACGAATCTGGATGATATGCTGAAGGATGAGGAAATCAATTTCGTCTATGTCGCATCACCGAACAGCCTGCATTTTGAGCATGCATTGAAAGCTCTGCAGGCAGGAAAAAACGTTATCTGTGAAAAGCCGTTCACATCCACGGTTGAGGAATTCGATCGTCTGGTTAAAGAAGCACAGGATCGGCACCTGTATCTTTTCGAGGCAATCGTAACTGCACATATGCCAAATTATCTACGCATGAAAGAAGAGCTTCCACGGCTTGGTACCATTCGGATGGTTCAGTGTAATTTTTCTCAATACTCCAGCCGCTATGACAAGTTTCTGCAGGGGGAAACACCGAATGTATTCAATCCGGAATTCTCCGGAGGGGCACTTGCAGACATCAATATTTATAATCTGCATTATGTAATCGGATTATTCGGTAAGCCCAAAGCAGTGCACTACTATGCCAATAAACATGCAAATGGCATTGATACAAGCGGTGTTGTACTTATGCAATACGACGGCTTTCAGGCGGTATGCGTCGGCTGTAAGGATACCAGAAGTGAATGCATTGCACAGATTCAGGGAGAAAAGGGATTTATCACCATGCGTTCGGAAACAAGCAGATGCGCCGCCTATACCATTCAGATCGGCAGGGAACGTGCTGAGCATCCTTCCATCGTGCAGAATGATGTAGCTCTGTATTATGAATTACAGGATTTCCGTGATATTTATAAGCTGGATGACTATGAGCGCTGTACACAGCTGCTTGCTTATTCAAGAACGGTTATGGAGGTGTATGAAGCTGCCAGAAGGGATGCCGGAATCGTATTTGCGGCAGACAGGAATGGATTATGA
- a CDS encoding mannitol dehydrogenase, with product MEGVSTMKQKKLVVHFGAGALGRGLVVPMLYDSGCRIVLADTNPMLIEKMKDAKSYTLDVSDDEQQRLHTIKIEDIVSPVTDEAMLLAYLHICDAVTTSVRRENLIHVAKVLAMAWGTESDSRRMVLCCENVEGVGAYFHSLLMDYAKNEQQRKNLSVIRIPDTIVDRICAAGSTIMEVTSESFHECSVDADVVTDTGIAKIPSLTNIRSHFYRKRYLLNTYADAMAFLALEKQHTYLYEAAKDEEIQNRLDPYIRLLIQLLKAKYGIAMNESEHWFQLYRKRLSNPEIPRELHTVARSLWSKMTLSERFICPLIELIHLHIDVSDGLAVIQEIIESQAGREGLTDDEVHKKLQDLWGGTEYGRKLLEMFIALE from the coding sequence ATGGAAGGAGTATCGACCATGAAACAGAAGAAGCTGGTCGTCCATTTTGGCGCAGGTGCATTGGGAAGAGGTTTGGTTGTACCAATGCTGTATGATAGCGGCTGCCGTATCGTGCTTGCGGATACAAATCCGATGCTGATCGAAAAAATGAAAGATGCAAAGTCCTATACACTGGATGTTTCAGATGATGAACAACAGAGACTGCATACCATTAAAATAGAAGATATCGTTTCACCTGTAACGGATGAAGCGATGCTTCTTGCATATTTGCATATATGTGATGCAGTGACTACATCAGTCCGCAGAGAAAATCTAATCCATGTCGCAAAGGTTCTAGCCATGGCATGGGGGACGGAAAGTGATTCCCGGCGTATGGTTCTTTGCTGTGAGAACGTGGAGGGTGTAGGGGCATACTTTCACTCTCTGCTTATGGATTATGCGAAAAATGAACAACAGAGGAAAAACCTGTCTGTGATTCGCATACCGGATACGATTGTTGACCGCATCTGCGCAGCAGGATCCACCATTATGGAGGTTACGAGTGAATCGTTTCATGAATGCAGTGTCGATGCAGACGTGGTGACAGATACGGGAATCGCCAAGATACCGTCATTAACAAATATTCGCTCCCACTTTTATCGCAAGCGGTATCTGCTGAATACCTATGCAGATGCAATGGCATTTCTTGCACTTGAAAAACAGCATACCTATTTATATGAAGCAGCGAAGGATGAAGAAATTCAGAACAGGTTGGACCCATATATTCGTCTTTTGATACAGCTTTTAAAAGCGAAGTACGGAATCGCCATGAATGAGAGCGAGCATTGGTTTCAGCTGTACCGAAAACGACTTTCCAATCCGGAAATTCCAAGAGAGCTGCATACGGTTGCCCGCAGTCTATGGAGCAAAATGACACTTAGTGAACGTTTTATCTGTCCGCTAATAGAATTGATTCATTTGCATATCGATGTCAGCGACGGGCTGGCGGTCATACAAGAAATCATTGAGAGTCAGGCCGGAAGAGAAGGTCTTACAGATGATGAAGTACACAAAAAGCTGCAGGATCTATGGGGTGGGACGGAGTATGGAAGGAAGCTGCTTGAGATGTTTATTGCTTTGGAATAG
- a CDS encoding glucose-6-phosphate isomerase, producing the protein MKLNTGMNLSVDLDKMEFIYDVATTGPLTEKRRLDDIRASLSDPNAEGPSIVYAVAMDVAKKKHMQDLIDRNLLYGAMIFEKGVIGEEPVRSQGHIHAVSASCNASTCEVYEIWAGEAYIYMQEYAGDDPGRCFAVHARTKDVVIVPPGWAHCTINADPSRAMLFGAWCVRDYGFDYEQVRAHRGVAFFPKVKDGSITFVQNTQYHPAQLEILKARAYPEFHLEQGVPIYTQYENNPERFRFVTHPQEAEEQWKEYRP; encoded by the coding sequence ATGAAATTGAATACAGGAATGAATTTGTCTGTGGATCTGGATAAAATGGAATTTATATATGATGTAGCTACGACAGGACCGCTTACAGAGAAGCGTAGACTGGATGATATACGTGCAAGCTTGAGTGATCCGAATGCAGAAGGACCGTCCATTGTTTATGCAGTTGCAATGGATGTAGCCAAAAAGAAGCATATGCAGGATTTAATTGACCGCAATCTTTTGTATGGCGCGATGATTTTTGAAAAAGGAGTTATCGGGGAGGAGCCTGTTCGTTCTCAGGGGCATATCCATGCGGTGTCAGCCTCATGTAATGCCTCTACCTGTGAGGTATATGAAATCTGGGCAGGGGAGGCCTATATCTATATGCAGGAATATGCCGGGGATGATCCGGGGCGTTGCTTTGCAGTTCATGCCAGAACCAAAGATGTAGTGATTGTACCGCCGGGGTGGGCACATTGTACAATCAACGCGGATCCCTCCAGAGCCATGCTGTTTGGTGCATGGTGTGTCCGTGATTATGGTTTTGATTATGAGCAGGTTCGCGCACATAGGGGAGTTGCATTTTTCCCAAAAGTAAAGGATGGCAGTATCACCTTTGTGCAGAATACACAATATCACCCTGCACAGCTAGAAATTCTGAAAGCAAGAGCATATCCGGAATTTCATCTGGAGCAGGGGGTACCAATCTATACGCAGTATGAGAATAATCCGGAAAGATTCCGTTTTGTAACGCATCCACAGGAGGCTGAGGAGCAATGGAAGGAGTATCGACCATGA
- a CDS encoding helix-turn-helix transcriptional regulator, translating to MRNRIRKLRQELQMTQEELAQRCRVSRQTIISLEKGKYDPSIHLAHRIATIFQHHIEDVFLFTEGADES from the coding sequence ATGAGGAATCGAATACGAAAGCTTCGGCAGGAATTACAAATGACGCAGGAGGAGCTGGCACAGCGGTGCAGAGTCAGCCGGCAGACGATCATCTCACTGGAGAAGGGGAAATACGATCCCTCCATTCACCTTGCACACCGCATAGCAACAATTTTTCAACATCATATCGAGGATGTATTTCTTTTTACGGAAGGAGCGGATGAGTCATGA
- a CDS encoding PstS family phosphate ABC transporter substrate-binding protein: MMWAFCIVLLTLITIVALPIVSMSAFMLAWATAHRYMSPVFMFTVIMVFVYLWSMLISKQRNQCWLKKKTQLVLILPVILGICILGGTFAYDAWQSRFEVMRSEVDLFEYEPFHSDKLAVLNKKSSYLMQEPLLRLDGATALYPVYASFVQAVYPREGYDDSTDIVRCTTTPEAYENLQKGDTDLIFVAAPSDKQRELFEKEGKELIMVPLGMEAFVFFVNSENPVESLTSQQIQDIYSGNIINWKDVGGNDERIRAFQRPEGSGSQSALLRFMEGKKLMSPPQKDVVSGMGDIVTETAEYENRENAIGYSFRYYTQGMVKNKGIRLLKVDGIEPSVENIRKDTYPISSPFYAVYVKGNTNKNLKPFLSWIQSKEGKELIEKTGYVAGS; this comes from the coding sequence ATGATGTGGGCATTCTGTATCGTACTGCTTACGCTGATAACGATTGTGGCACTACCGATAGTTTCAATGTCTGCGTTCATGCTTGCATGGGCAACCGCACATAGATATATGTCACCGGTTTTTATGTTTACAGTGATTATGGTGTTTGTCTACCTCTGGAGTATGCTGATATCAAAACAGCGGAATCAGTGCTGGCTGAAAAAGAAAACACAGCTTGTACTGATTCTCCCTGTGATTCTGGGAATCTGTATACTGGGCGGGACCTTTGCATATGATGCATGGCAGAGCCGGTTTGAGGTGATGCGAAGTGAGGTTGATTTGTTTGAATATGAACCGTTTCATAGTGATAAGCTGGCAGTTCTCAATAAAAAAAGCTCCTATTTGATGCAGGAGCCACTTTTAAGGCTTGACGGCGCAACAGCATTATACCCGGTGTATGCTTCCTTCGTGCAGGCAGTGTATCCTAGGGAAGGCTATGATGATAGTACAGATATTGTGCGATGTACAACAACCCCGGAAGCATATGAAAATCTACAGAAGGGTGATACTGATCTTATTTTTGTGGCAGCTCCCAGCGATAAGCAAAGGGAACTGTTTGAAAAAGAGGGAAAAGAGCTTATCATGGTTCCCCTCGGTATGGAGGCCTTCGTATTCTTTGTGAATTCTGAGAATCCGGTGGAATCATTAACATCACAGCAGATTCAGGATATTTACAGCGGTAACATCATAAATTGGAAGGATGTCGGTGGCAATGATGAACGAATTCGAGCCTTCCAGCGTCCGGAGGGAAGCGGTTCGCAATCGGCTTTGCTGCGCTTTATGGAGGGAAAGAAATTGATGTCGCCACCGCAAAAGGATGTGGTAAGCGGTATGGGAGATATCGTAACGGAAACTGCAGAATACGAAAACAGGGAAAATGCAATCGGCTATTCCTTCCGCTATTATACGCAGGGGATGGTGAAAAACAAGGGAATACGTCTTCTGAAGGTGGATGGCATTGAACCGAGCGTTGAAAATATCCGCAAGGATACATATCCGATCAGCAGTCCGTTTTATGCTGTCTATGTGAAGGGGAATACGAATAAGAATCTGAAGCCGTTTCTAAGCTGGATTCAGTCAAAGGAAGGAAAAGAGCTGATTGAGAAAACAGGATATGTGGCAGGCTCATAG
- a CDS encoding PTS lactose/cellobiose transporter subunit IIA, whose protein sequence is MGSSELEILEIISSVGQARSLYIEAIQEAKSKNYGQCNELVRKGNEQYAKGHRIHQRLVQEEAGGNPVDLNLLLTHAQDLLMSAESFKILCDEFVDLYRKFDELEEKIYEKG, encoded by the coding sequence ATGGGCAGTTCAGAACTTGAAATACTAGAAATCATTTCTTCCGTGGGACAGGCTAGAAGTCTTTATATCGAAGCGATTCAGGAGGCTAAAAGTAAAAACTACGGACAGTGTAACGAGCTTGTAAGAAAGGGCAATGAACAGTATGCAAAGGGGCATCGTATACATCAGCGACTTGTTCAGGAGGAAGCCGGAGGAAATCCGGTGGATTTAAACCTTCTGCTCACACATGCGCAGGATTTACTGATGAGTGCGGAATCCTTCAAAATTTTATGTGATGAATTCGTTGATCTGTATCGTAAATTTGATGAGCTGGAAGAGAAAATATATGAAAAAGGATAA